Below is a genomic region from Penaeus monodon isolate SGIC_2016 chromosome 33, NSTDA_Pmon_1, whole genome shotgun sequence.
aacagaggtCATGGAAGGGAGATTAAATGTTGCCATATGGTGAGATTTTTGGAAGATATTTCTTGTTTCAGTATGGGAACATTTTGATTTATATAACCCATTTGTACTTAGATAAAAATACTAAAGATTAATAACTACCGTCCCAATCAGCGCCCAAACCNNNNNNNNNNNNNNNNNNNNNNNNNNNNNNNNNNNNNNNNNNNNNNNNNNNNNNNNNNNNNNNNNNNNNAGGAACAGAAATCTCTTATAAATCTCTTattcaattatgataatactccAAACATCAATAGAAATTATTCACTACATAACTCAACAGAAAGAAATCAATAACCAATATGCTAATTTTAGCTACCTTTCCTATTGATGTATGAAAATGTTGCACACaggtaataaatattaataaattgatGTCTGTTTGGATGGAATATGAAAGGTCCTTTTATAACAAGTTTGTCCGTTACAAAGAACTCATTTTGACATACTTTATACGggatattgctgtcattatctatcattttgtACATGTAAATTACAGTGGTAATATTCCCTTGAAATCGTAAATAAGTCCACAGAAAGACAttcaagaaatataaataaaaaaaatagataacacaGGAATGCATctataaaaagatacatatattgcATGGGTTAATGATAGATGAAACTGTAAGAGATAATTTATTAAAGAACAAcaaattagaaaaaggaaaaatctttccAACTCAAAGCGAATGGGGAGAGATAGCTACTGTCTCTTGGCAGGATACGAGtagtgaatataataattaaatagcaCAAGACTTAAGGAAGTCACAGTAATAAAACAATTACATCAGTGATTGGaagtttatataaataacataccaGCCAGTTTAAGACAATTCCAAGAATTACACAGGATAGTTAACAGGTTGCTAAAATTGAGAATATCAGCAAAACTAAAAACAACAGATAAGCACTAACCTTTTATCACAACTAGCCAAGAAGCAACTACAGCAACCAATATGATAACAAATTTTCATCtttcaaaaaacatttattttaaaatatatacaatgatcTAAAAAGGAGCTCCACGCAAACACGTTTTTTCAAAATAGTTTTCTATAAATTTGGATGAAAATTTACTTTACCTCTANNNNNNNNNNNNNNNNNNNNNNNNNNNNNNNNNNNNNNNNNNNNNNNNNNNNNNNNNNNTAGGAAATGTTATTTTTGACTATATGATCATATTTTTCAAGTGAATTTCAGTCTTTACAGTcaacctatatataattatgaaatacaTTCTTAACACAGACTATACACAAACTAACTTCAAACATTATCATTCGCTGAAGTATCTGTCATATAAAGTTTCATACAAATTCTAAAGCtttcaaaataacttttaaaatgaaGCAAGACCCACTCTCATGTTAGTAATCAATGAAGagaaaactacaataattataactTACGAAACTTCAATCTGTCTAACCCTTTGTGAATGAAGCCAATTGTGAAAATTTCCTTAAAGCTAACCAAACACGACTGCAAAATCTGGTTCTTATGCACACTTCAGAATATAAAATGTTCTAGATATTTGTCCTCCTGACACTGGTAAAGGCTGAAAGATATGGAATGTAATTAAAACAAATCTTATAACTCCACGTACATCTGCTGAAAATATTCTTTGCATCAATTGGGAAAATTACAGAGCAAAGTCATATCTGAATATCAATTGACTGAATGGCAGATTCCAAATACAAATCACTGAAGTTCtggattgaatttttttttcctttttttaattcttactgTNNNNNNNNNNNNNNNNNNNNNNNNNNNNNNNNNNNNNNNNNNNNNNNNNNNNAAACAAATTATTCATCTTATGATTTgataaatattagataaacattttaataacaaaaacgtttttattcattataagaAAAAAGCCCAATGCGGCTGACATCTCAATAATAgaatttctcatcatcattacacttTTGAAGAACAAAAAAGACAGCATTTATGGTCACTATATGGCCCCCAGACTTTTCTCCCAATAACCTTTCCAACAAGCTTATTCTTTGTTCAGCAGCAACCCTTCAATACACAAAGGCTTAATACACTCCGTTACCTCAAGGAACAAAGGCTTGCTAGTGCAATGCTTTTCTCTAGTGTGTCCTTAACTGGTAATCTCCATTCTGGGTGATGTATCGCACCCAAGGTAAAGCTTGATAGCCTGACTTCTCGATAATTTTCAGGTACCTCACCTGGAAGAACCACAAATAAAGGCTTAGTTTGTATatttgagagagaagaggggacggaaagtaagggagggaggtagaaattgggagagagagaataatgaaagaataaaaaaggtattCATATCCTTTAACACAACTTAAAGTCTAAGCAGTACCCAACGGCCTGTTTCTCACCTGAATCCCTGAGGTAGTGAAGTACGGGATCTCAAAGCGCACTTGGATGGGGGGTTTTCCCTCAGAGTCCTCACACTCAACACTTGGAAGTCCAAAGTGTGCCCTCATTAGGTACTCCTTCCCACCCTGTTCAGAAAATGCAGATAGTTTATGAGTGCTCTACCCTTCTCCATCTGATCAACAACTAAATACAGCTTGAAATAGTGGCACTTGTTGATCAAAAATACCTTGTAAAGTTGAATATCCATACAACACAAATAACAACTTGGATAATTTGGATACTCTANNNNNNNNNNNNNNNNNNNNNNNNNNNCTGGACAGCCATATACAAACCGGGAAAGACTTGATGGTCCACACAATACAGTTCTTCTCTGGGGTGTACTTTACTGATCCTACTGAAGTCTTGAATTTTGGGGAATCTGCATCATTGGGGACTGGAATTATGATCTCCACATTGTTGGCTGTTGACCTCCTCTTAAACTGGGATTTGGCTTTGACCATGTACTCCACTCGGCTGTGTGCATGCCTTTCAATCACCGATTCTATCCAGATCAAGGGCTTCACCTGAAGATCAAAATATTTAAGgtcaattttttattatagttgttttgCTCCTGTCCATGGCAATAAGTCCCATAACAATAAGACAAAGACATCTACAAGTAAACAATATAAAGCAGTATGAAGGGGAAATTTTGATTACCCAGTTATGTCTTGTAACAGAATAAAACATTTGACAATGGAAAAAACTTACGTGTGTGTTCAGCCGATATGACATGAGTTCAAACTCCCCATCAGGGGGAATAAATGAAATAGTGCGGTCGTTCTCAAAcctgacaaggagaaaaaaacatcataacTAATATATTAAAACTTAAAAGCTGAGAACATCACTTTCCAATCATATTTTTGGTTCTTATTTCTAAGATACTGAAATATGATGAAAGATAATGAAGtaaagataatcaaataaatcAGCTAACCTAGACAGCCTGACACACTGGTGAAATTTGACATCTTCTAGCTCCACACTCTTGCTCTTGCCCCTGCCAGTAGACTCAAACAGAACCTTGTCATTAAGCCCGAGACGTAGTTCAGGCATTCCAGATAGATATACTCGCATCTTGATACTGCCTACAATCTCACTACGTAGCACATTGCCATTAGAATTCGCCTGGGAACAGAAAATGAATAGAGTAACAACCGTCAGAGACTGATGAACATACAACTACATGTGacttatatatgggaaaaataatataactgaatGAGCTCATATTACATAAATAAGGTCAGTATTGGAATAATTTcaaatacatctaaatatatgtgtagacagataaaaaaaacaacaactgactTACCAAGAGATTGACACCTTCAATAACATCCAGAAATACCTCGTTTTTGCGATACTTAATTCCTTCTGACCGCCACGAGACAGCATTGGTTACGGCAATTGGTGGTCGAGGAGCAATCTCTAACTTGTGACCCTCTTGAGTGATGTACCTgttagaaaaaaacattatcaataaacaaataactttttaaaaatctattttacaTAAACACCTATCCctactgaacttttttttttttttaattattataagtataaagtaatatgtaatatgtatcctGAATCACAAGGTATACAAATGAAAATGAGGTAATTGGAACAAATGATAACTGAAGAATTTATTGCCCCTTAATTGTTCTGCAACTTGAGTACAATACAGTAATTACAGAAAAGTTAAGACTATCCAGAagttaaaacttttatttatttttttccatctgaaGAATATGTTCCCAAATGCCATGGTTTAGTATCTCCCCTCTCCATcatctttatacatacattaaaatatttgtttgtgatctatgtctgaaaaaaatatcttcttgaacagagaaagacaatgatagagaaaaaaattatgatacttTCTGATCTTAAGCAAGCCCACACATAAAACTCATTTTTCAGTGGTTACCCTACCCAACCCTCACagtaacaagcacacacaaactcactcttgCAGAATCTTGACATCAGTGGTCTGAGGGTAGCCAAAGTCAAGCAATTCGTCCAGCAACtcgtatataataacaaaattgtccCGGATACTTTCTTCTTCCAGCTCCTGCCAGGGTTAAGAGAGGAGGATGTTTTATCTACACATTAgtaattgtgattataataaaagatgACAGAATATgaaagtagaataaagaaaattcgAGAACACAGATTAtacaaagagagataggaaaatacATAAAGATTATTTTCAATAACAACAGAAGTTTCATACCTTAGTACTCTTAATAAATTAGGCAAAACTAATTATCTTATACATCTGATTTTCTACTAAATTCAACCCAATATATGCCTAATGGCCTCTATATTAAGCTTGGTGAATGAACTAAGATATCTGACCAACTTCTGACGATTTCTCTAACATCATGCGAGGTTTTTCAAGTCCTTACCAGTATTGTGGATCATATCTGCAACAACTTTAAATCACTGATGCCAAGACAGCAAAAATGCATGCCGTGtctacattttcttttgtttattaaccGTCTTTACACATAGATCAATAACTAGTTCTTTATCTTTTATGGCCATTAGTAATCTTAATACTATTATGATATCATAGTCNNNNNNNNNNNNNNNNNNNNNNNNNNNNNNNNNNNNNNNNNNNNNNNNNNNNNNNNCTCCTGAAAAGGGCAAATCAGCTGAGCACTTTAGGAGCCATCAATGTGAacacaaaattcacaaaagaaaattataatcaaCATTACATATACCCTGCAGCAATAGGTTTAAattgtatacataaaataatgttCATACACCATAAATCAATATCATGTTTTCATNNNNNNNNNNNNNNNNNNNNNNNNNNNNNNNNNNNNNNNNNNNNNNNNCCTCTTTATCAAACGTACCTTAAAATAATCCTGAGCAACAGACACCAGCTTGTGAAGAAAGGCAAAAACCAGAGTCACATTTGCATTTATTCTCGTTGCAGAGACGACATACAAGTTGCTCACTTTGACGAAGCAGAATGTAGCCTCATGAGTCTGGAAGAACAAACAAGATGTATCAGGCAATGGATATCTTTCTAGCAACATATAATTTCAAAAAGCAGTATAGTGAACAGATCAAATAAACGAAGGATTTAGGTagggagacagaaagatatatataatatcaatatcgtTCATTTCTCAAACCCAACGAAGATATTCCTAATGAAATACCTTCATCCATTAcattataaatctattttattttaactttattctCAATCACCATATCTcaattgcacaaaaaaaaaaatggtgaagtaGATAATTCCTGAGAGATAAACACTGAACACattttgtgaaatattttgtTAAGAGAGTAGATTTTGcaaaaactaacaaaaactataaaatatttcTAACTAACTTGGTATTCAAAATCTGACTGAACACAATATGAAATAAGCTTCAAATGCCNNNNNNNNNNNNNNNNNNNNNNNNNNNNNGTCTAAAGGGATCAGTCAGTACCTGACAATTAACAACAAAGCCTTCACATAAAGGATTTATTCAACATGCTTTCTGGAAAGAACACACAAAACCTAGCACTAAATGACTTAAAAATGCCAAAAAGGCAGCTTAAGTCAAACTCAGGTCTTAGCAATTACTATCCTAACTAGTACATGAACAACTGTACACACGAATGTCTCATCTTTCCTTAACCTACGTCGCCATAGCCAAACTCACCTGAACAATGGGTGCCATGTTGCCATCGTCCTCCCTTTCCATGACCAGAGGCATGAACTTCTCTATCACGCCCATGTCAATATCCCCGCGATAGTTCCGGGATATCAACACCTACAGAACACAAGGCACGGATAAATGGTGGCTAATTGCAGCTAAAAGAGTTTGACTAGAAAAAGATGCAGCTATTGGCCTTTGATTCATgcaaatatacaatttatatctaTGGTATAGCACACGGTAGGNNNNNNNNNNNNNNNNNNNNNNNNTCAGAGTGGGGATATTTATGTAACAGCATAAATTATGGCCAAATTAAGTTTcatggggagggggtaaaaatttNNNNNNNNNNNNNNNNNNNNNNNNNNNNNNNNNNNNNNNNNNNNNNNNNNNNNNNNNNNNNNNNNNNNNNNNNNNNNNNNNNNNNNNNNNNNNNNNNNNNNNNNNNNNNNNNNNNNNNNNNNNNNNNNNNNNNNNNNNNNNNNNNNNNNNNNNNNNNNNNNNNNNNNNNNNNNNNNNNNNNNNNNNNNNNNNNNNNNNNNNNNNNNNNNNNNNNNNNNNNNNNNNNNNNNNNNNNNNNNNNNNNNNNNNNNNNNNNNNNNNNNNNNNNNNNNNNNNNNNNNNNNNNNNNNNNNNNNNNNNNNNNNNNNNNNNNNNNNNNNNNNNNNNNNNNNNNNNNNNNNNNNNNNNNNNNNNNNNNNNNNNNNNNNNNNNNNNNNNNNNNNNNNNNNNNNNNNGCCACTAAGCCGCTGAATTCTTATACTGACTTTTCATCTGAACAGCAAATTTAATACAATTAAGATTGACAAACCTTCCCCTTGACATCAAGTATGTATATCGCTGATATAGACATCTTGAATGTTGATGAATCCCTAACAAAATATCATAAGATTTACTGCATGTCACTCTCCAAGATCTGAAAGAGAAATTGATAGAATATAAGTGATGAAGAaaatattgttatagatataatTCTCTATGATTACCATGATAATTCAAAAGGGAAtgaaataaacatttaatgaaaAGCCATAAATTCTTTCCTCTCCAGACATACTGCATCTAATCTTACTTCCTTTATAATGTTGTCAATTGTGGTCAGTGCGGAGGTACAGCCACTCTAAGTAGGCTNNNNNNNNNNNNNNNNNNNNNNNNNNNNNNNNNNNNNNNNNNNNNNNNNNNNNNNNNNNNNNNNNNNNNNNNNNNNNNNNNNNNNNNNNNNNNNNNNNNNNNNNNNNNNNNNNNNNNNNNNNNNNNNNNNNNNNNNNNNNNNNNNNNNNNNNNNNNNNNNNNNNNNNNNNNNNNNNNNNNNNNNNNNNNNNNNNNNNNNNNNNNNNNNNNNNNNNNNNNNNNNNNNNNNNNNNNNNNNNNNNNNNNNNNNNNNNNNNNNNNNNNNNNNNNNNNNNNNNNNNNNNNNNNNNNNNNNNNNNNNNNNNNNNNNNNNNNNNNNNNNNNNNNNNNNNNNNNNNNNNNNNNNNNNNNNNNNNNNNNNNNNNNNNNNNNNNNNNNNNNNNNNNNNNNNNNNNNNNNNNNNNNNNNNNNNNNNNNNNNNNNNNNNNNNNNNNNNNNNNNNNNNNNNNNNNNNNNNNNNNNNNNNNNNNgaaaaaaaatattagttttatctAAATCTGTGGATTCTTTATCACTGTCATCTTCTGTATCAAATAAATCTATTGCCTGTATACTTTTTGGA
It encodes:
- the LOC119593971 gene encoding AP-1 complex subunit mu-1-like, which translates into the protein MSISAIYILDVKGKVLISRNYRGDIDMGVIEKFMPLVMEREDDGNMAPIVQTHEATFCFVKVSNLYVVSATRINANVTLVFAFLHKLVSVAQDYFKELEEESIRDNFVIIYELLDELLDFGYPQTTDVKILQEYITQEGHKLEIAPRPPIAVTNAVSWRSEGIKYRKNEVFLDVIEGVNLLANSNGNVLRSEIVGSIKMRVYLSGMPELRLGLNDKVLFESTGRGKSKSVELEDVKFHQCVRLSRFENDRTISFIPPDGEFELMSYRLNTHVKPLIWIESVIERHAHSRVEYMVKAKSQFKRRSTANNVEIIIPVPNDADSPKFKTSVGSVKYTPEKNCIVWTIKSFPGGKEYLMRAHFGLPSVECEDSEGKPPIQVRFEIPYFTTSGIQVRYLKIIEKSGYQALPWVRYITQNGDYQLRTH